The Ferviditalea candida genome includes the window TTTATCATTTGGCCATTTTATTCGACTCATGTTTTACCATCCCGATTTTTCAATGCCATTATGGTTATGAATTCATAGACAATAGCGGCTCCAAGCTGCGCTGTGATTTCCGATTGATCCAAAGCGGGCAAAACTTCAACCAAGTCAAAACCGACGTAATTTACAAGCGGAAGGTGTCTCACAAAGCTTAGACCTTCAACGCTGGTAAATCCGCCCGGCTCCGGAGTTCCCGTGCCCGGCGCGTAGGCGGGATCAAAGAAATCGATATCAAAGGTCAGAAATACGGGTTTATTGCCCACCCTGGATCGGATTGCTTCACTTAATTGCTTGGGCGCCAACTCGCGGGCCTCTTCGGCTGTTAATATCTGAAATCCCATTTCCTTTGCCGCATCCATGTCATCAGGACTGTATACGGTGCCTCGCAATCCGATTTGAATGGAACTGTTCGGATCGATGATTTGCTCTTCAGCCGCGCGTCTAAAAGGAGTGCCATGCGTGTATTTTTTGCCCCAGTAGTTATCCCAAGTATCGCCGTGAGCATCGAAATGCACGAGGCTCAGAGGACCGTAAACTTCCGCCAATCCCCTCAGTTCGCCCAGAGTTACGGAATGATCGCCGCCGAGCCCGATCGGAACAACGTTATGTTTGGCAAATTGTCGATAGGCCTCTTTCATAACATCGTACGAATCATGAATGTGTCCGGGGATGAGCGGCAGGTCTCCAAAATCAATTACCGAGCAATAATCAAATGGATTTATTTTATGGAATGCGTTGGCTGGTCTTAACAACATCGATATTTCCCTAATGCCGGCGGGACCGAATCTGGCTCCTGAACGATAGCTCGCCGCAGTATCAAACGGCAGGCCGACAATTGCGATATCCGCATCATTTAACTCATGCGGATCGTTTACATTCGGCAGCTTCATATACGTTCTAAGCCCCGTATAGCGGGGGCTTGCGCTATGGTGCGGCGGTCCATACTTTGGCTTGTTCATCAAATCATCCTTTTGCTCAAATGATGTATGCGCTTGCTTGATAGTGCTACTTTACTATCCCCCGGGGGAGGATGTAAATATACAAAGTATACAATGATCCGTCAAAATGTTTTACATAAAGTAAAATTTCTTCGGGCTTGAAACATTCTTCAGCTCTGTGTTTCGCGGTGAAGAAGCAGATATGCTCTTAGGGCCACTTCAATCGAAAGTCTTTTTTCCGGCAGCATGAAATCTTCGCCAAGCAGTTCCTTGATTTTTTCCAGCCTGTGATAGATCGTTTGTCTGACTATGAAAAGTTCCTGAGATGTGGCCTGCTTGGAGCCGTCATTATCCAAATACACTTTCAGCGTATGAAGAAGATCTCCACCCTTCACCCGTTCATATTCAATCAGCGGACCAAGATAGTCTGCGACAAAATCCTCAAGCGCCGCTTCATTCTCCAAATTCAGCATAAGCCTGAAAATACCGATATCTTCATAATAATAATTTGTTTTTTTCCATGCGAGCGACTGGACCTTCAGTACGTATTTCGCTTCCAAATAACTGTTGGTTGCCTCAATCCATTTCTTATAGGTGCGTCCGAAGCCGATCCGCATATCTATGGGCCTTCCCAATTTTTTCCTTTCCTCTTTCAGCGCGAGCAGAGAATCGATAACTTTGTTCAATCTCTCGTTGGGAGAGGAACCGGGCACCCGGTTAGTGGCGATGACAATCAATTGGTTGCCTTTCGCCGTCAAATAGGGGAGAAAACCATGGGATTCGAAGCTCGAACGGACGAGCAGCGAAATGTGAAAACGCAGGGCTTCCGGATCTTCTTCAAACATTTCCGGTTCGCCTTCATTGTTCTCAAAATATTCGATCAGACATACTTTGTACTCCACATTGGATAAATCGGAGGCCTTCTTTCCTAGATAAGATTGGATTTGTTCCTCGTTCCGGATTCTTCCGTTTATCAAATCATCAACCCAGATATGTTCAGAATGGAGTTTTCGTTCTTCGACATATCTTTTTCTCAGCAGATCCTGGGCCAGCGACAGCGCGGCCCTATCCAGCACGAGGAGATCGAATTCGCCCGGCAGCTTTTCCTCAAAGCACAAGGAAAGATAACCCCAGATTTGTCCCATTGCGCCGACTTCTTGCATGAGAAAATAACGTTCCCCTTCTTTCCACTGAATCAGGGGCTGCCCGGTTTGTTCACTTATTTTCGCTCCCAATTGCCGTACCGTTTGTTTCTTGTTGTCATCTCTCACGTTGACCGGAACGCATTGCGCTTTTCCATGCAGGGGAAGGAAATACACATCCGCTTTCGTGCTGCTGTGCAAGATTTTTAATATGTTCGTATTGGCCTGCGAGGTCAGGGTTGATGTGTACAATTCTCTTGATATTATCTCTAATTGCTCCAGCATTTGATGATGCCGATTGATGATTAAGGAGTGAAGATCTTGAGTAATATCGACGAATCTTACTTTTTCGGTAAATATGATCAGCGGAAAATTGTTCTCGTCGGCGATTTTTATCATTTCCGGCGTCACATGCTCAAAGTACTTCCCCTGCTCAATGCACAGACAGGAAGCTCCGTTATGGATCAATTTCTCAAGGTACTCTTCTTTCGACGTCTCCCCCGCCAATCCTACGCCGGTGGATAGAATCATCTCCTCGCCATGGATCAGCATGTCAACCTGCGACACTTCCAAAATATGAACCCAGCGAATTCTCCTCCACAAACCGTTCCGCCCCGCAACCACTTTGCAGTTTCTGAAAATCGGCCTGTCCAATATATCGTTGATCCGTATAATGAATTCCGATTCCAATGAAATCAACTCCATGACATAGGATATATAACGTGAAAATCACACCAATTGTTAAAGTGCGAAATTAAATTGTATGACATTATGTCTAATGAATCGAAAATTGCGAAGCTTTATACTTAAATTAATTTTACAATGAGTTTGATATGGATGCCAAACAAAATTCAGGAGGAACACAAATGAACGCAACCGACGAAGTTAAGAAACTATCAAACTATATCAACGGACAATGGGTCGAATCCGGCACAGAGCGATACGACGATGTTCCCAATCCCGCCACCGGGGAATTGCTTTGCCGGGTTCCGATCTCAACCCGCGGCGATCTTGAGCTGGCCGTTCAGGCGGCCAAACAAGCGTTCAAGACCTGGAGCAAGGTTCCGGTCCCCAAAAGAGCGCGCATTCTGTTCAAGTATCAGCAGCTGCTCGTGGACCATTGGGAGGAGCTCGCCAGAATGGTCACTCTGGAAAACGGCAAGAGCTACGAGGAAGCCTATGGCGAAGTGCTGCGCGGCATTGAGTGTGTGGAATTCGCCGCAGGCGTCCCCACGCTCATGATGGGCTCGGTGCTGCCGGACATCGCCAGCGAGATCGAGTCCGCCATGTACCGTTATCCGGTCGGCGTTGTCGGCGGGATTACCCCCTTCAATTTTCCGATGATGGTTCCCAGTTGGATGTTTCCGCTGGCGATCGCCTGCGGAAACACGTTCGTCCTGAAGCCTTCGGAACGCACGCCGATGCTGGCCAACCGACTGGCCGAGCTGTTTGCTGAAGCCGGGCTGCCCGACGGAGTGCTCAACATCGTCCACGGTGCTCATGATGTGGTCAACGGTCTGTTGGCCCACCCGGACGTGCGGGCGATCTCCTTTGTCGGCTCCCAGCCGGTCGCCGAATACGTCTACAAAACAGGAACTGCTCACGGAAAACGGGTGCAAGCGCTGGCCGGCGCGAAAAACCACTCGATCGTCATGCCAGATGCCGATTTGGACCATGCAGTCACACAGATTATCACCGCGGCATACGGTTCCGCCGGCGAGAGATGCATGGCCGCTTCCGTCGTCGTGACGGTTGGGGGGATCGCGGACGAGCTGGTACAGCGCCTGGCCCAGGCTGCGGACGGTCTCAACATGGGCAACGGCCTGGAGGAAGGCGTTTTTCTCGGGCCGCTCATCCGTGAAGCTCATAAGCAAAGGACCATCCAGTACATTGAGGCCGGGGAAAATCAGGGCGCTGTTCTCATCCGGGACGGCAGACAGGATGATCGGACCCACGGTCCCGGATATTTCTTGGGGCCTACCCTGTTCGACGGGGTCACCACCGAAATGAAAATTTGGCAGGATGAAATCTTTGCTCCGGTTTTGTCCATTGTTAGAGTGAACACGCTTGATGAAGCCATTGAATTGACCAATGAATCGCCGTTCGCCAACGGCGCATGCCTTTATACGCGGAGCGCGGCGAACATCCGCAAGTTCCGTGAAGAAATCGACGCAGGCATGCTCGGCGTAAATCTCGCGGTCCCCGCTCCGATGGCGTTCTTCCCTTTCTCAGGCTGGAAAAATTCGTTCTACGGGGACCTGCATGCCAACGGCAAGGACGGAGTCGAGTTTTATACCCGTAAAAAAATGATTACGGCGCGTTATAATTAAGGAGGAAACTGAATCATGATGATCGGCGTACCCAAGGAAATCAAGAACAACGAAAACCGTGTTGCCCTGACCCCTGCGGGCGTTCAAGCGTTTATCAATGCGGGGCACCAGGTGATGGTTGAAAAAAATGCAGGCGCAGGCAGCGGCTTTGACGACGACAGCTACCGCGCATCGGGCGCACAAATCCTCGATCATGCCGAAGACGTATGGAGCCGCGCGGACATGATTCTCAAAGTGAAGGAGCCGCTTCCGGAGGAATACCGGTATTTCCGCGAGAATCTCATTCTCTTTACCTACCTTCACCTCGCCGCGGCCGGCAATCTGGTTTATGAGCTGATGGACAAAAAGGTCTCCGGCATCGCTTATGAAACCATCCAATTAAAGGACGGCTCGCTGCCGCTGTTGACGCCCATGAGCGAAGTCGCCGGCAGAATGTCCGTGCAGATCGGCGCCCACTTTCTCGAAAGGGCGCAGGGCGGGCAAGGCATCCTGCTCGGCGGCGTTCCGGGGGTCCAACCGGCTCACGTCACCATCATCGGGGGCGGAATCGTCGGCACCAACGCCGCGACAATGGCTGCCGGCCTGAGAGCCAAGGTCACCATCCTGGACAACAGCGCAAAGCGTCTCCGCGAGCTTGACGATATGTTCGGCGGGCGCGCGGAAATCCTGATGTCCAACGAATACAACATCGAACGGTCGGTTGCCTCCGCGGACCTGCTGATCGGAGCGGTGCTGATTCCCGGAGCGAAAGCTCCGCGTCTGGTGTCGGAAAGCATGGTGAAGCAGATGAAACCGGGCTCGGTGATCGTCGATGTCGCCGTTGATCAGGGGGGCTGCATTGAAACGGTGGACAGAGTCACCTCGCATTCCGAGCCGACCTATGAAAAACACGGTGTTCTGCACTATTCCGTACCGAACATGCCGGGAGCGGTGCCGCGGACTTCAACCTTCGCGCTGACCAATGTGACGCTTCCTTACGCCCTGCAGCTGGCAAACAAAGGATTGATGAACGCGATTGAAGAAAACGAAGCGCTTCGTGCCGGAGTCAATGTCATGGACGGTAAAATCATTCACCCCGCAGTGGGCAGCGCCTTCCAGATGCAAACCCATTCGGTCGCCTGACGGAATTGTCACACCAAATGTATGAAAACCATATATCAGGAGGTTGGAACATGGTTTTAAACGATCAAACGAAAAGCTCCGTCAATGAACTGACGGAAAAGGATAAAGAGTATTTGTGGCATTTTATGACTCCTTACAATCCGGATGCGAAGCCGACCATTTTTACAGAAGCCGACGGTTCGTGGATTACCGATGCCGAAGGCAACCGCTACCTCGACGGAATGTCGGGGCTCTGGTGCGTCAATGTCGGCTACGGCAGAAAAGAACTTGCCGAAGCCGCTTACGAGCAACTGCAAACCATGCCCTACTATCCGCTGACGCAAAGCCACATT containing:
- the ald gene encoding alanine dehydrogenase, whose translation is MMIGVPKEIKNNENRVALTPAGVQAFINAGHQVMVEKNAGAGSGFDDDSYRASGAQILDHAEDVWSRADMILKVKEPLPEEYRYFRENLILFTYLHLAAAGNLVYELMDKKVSGIAYETIQLKDGSLPLLTPMSEVAGRMSVQIGAHFLERAQGGQGILLGGVPGVQPAHVTIIGGGIVGTNAATMAAGLRAKVTILDNSAKRLRELDDMFGGRAEILMSNEYNIERSVASADLLIGAVLIPGAKAPRLVSESMVKQMKPGSVIVDVAVDQGGCIETVDRVTSHSEPTYEKHGVLHYSVPNMPGAVPRTSTFALTNVTLPYALQLANKGLMNAIEENEALRAGVNVMDGKIIHPAVGSAFQMQTHSVA
- the speB gene encoding agmatinase; the protein is MNKPKYGPPHHSASPRYTGLRTYMKLPNVNDPHELNDADIAIVGLPFDTAASYRSGARFGPAGIREISMLLRPANAFHKINPFDYCSVIDFGDLPLIPGHIHDSYDVMKEAYRQFAKHNVVPIGLGGDHSVTLGELRGLAEVYGPLSLVHFDAHGDTWDNYWGKKYTHGTPFRRAAEEQIIDPNSSIQIGLRGTVYSPDDMDAAKEMGFQILTAEEARELAPKQLSEAIRSRVGNKPVFLTFDIDFFDPAYAPGTGTPEPGGFTSVEGLSFVRHLPLVNYVGFDLVEVLPALDQSEITAQLGAAIVYEFITIMALKNRDGKT
- a CDS encoding PucR family transcriptional regulator, with product MESEFIIRINDILDRPIFRNCKVVAGRNGLWRRIRWVHILEVSQVDMLIHGEEMILSTGVGLAGETSKEEYLEKLIHNGASCLCIEQGKYFEHVTPEMIKIADENNFPLIIFTEKVRFVDITQDLHSLIINRHHQMLEQLEIISRELYTSTLTSQANTNILKILHSSTKADVYFLPLHGKAQCVPVNVRDDNKKQTVRQLGAKISEQTGQPLIQWKEGERYFLMQEVGAMGQIWGYLSLCFEEKLPGEFDLLVLDRAALSLAQDLLRKRYVEERKLHSEHIWVDDLINGRIRNEEQIQSYLGKKASDLSNVEYKVCLIEYFENNEGEPEMFEEDPEALRFHISLLVRSSFESHGFLPYLTAKGNQLIVIATNRVPGSSPNERLNKVIDSLLALKEERKKLGRPIDMRIGFGRTYKKWIEATNSYLEAKYVLKVQSLAWKKTNYYYEDIGIFRLMLNLENEAALEDFVADYLGPLIEYERVKGGDLLHTLKVYLDNDGSKQATSQELFIVRQTIYHRLEKIKELLGEDFMLPEKRLSIEVALRAYLLLHRETQS
- a CDS encoding CoA-acylating methylmalonate-semialdehyde dehydrogenase, whose protein sequence is MNATDEVKKLSNYINGQWVESGTERYDDVPNPATGELLCRVPISTRGDLELAVQAAKQAFKTWSKVPVPKRARILFKYQQLLVDHWEELARMVTLENGKSYEEAYGEVLRGIECVEFAAGVPTLMMGSVLPDIASEIESAMYRYPVGVVGGITPFNFPMMVPSWMFPLAIACGNTFVLKPSERTPMLANRLAELFAEAGLPDGVLNIVHGAHDVVNGLLAHPDVRAISFVGSQPVAEYVYKTGTAHGKRVQALAGAKNHSIVMPDADLDHAVTQIITAAYGSAGERCMAASVVVTVGGIADELVQRLAQAADGLNMGNGLEEGVFLGPLIREAHKQRTIQYIEAGENQGAVLIRDGRQDDRTHGPGYFLGPTLFDGVTTEMKIWQDEIFAPVLSIVRVNTLDEAIELTNESPFANGACLYTRSAANIRKFREEIDAGMLGVNLAVPAPMAFFPFSGWKNSFYGDLHANGKDGVEFYTRKKMITARYN